In the Chryseobacterium sp. MYb264 genome, one interval contains:
- a CDS encoding Gfo/Idh/MocA family oxidoreductase, which translates to MQLVKVGLCAFGMSGKVFHAPFLKEHPGFFMSAVVERSKEESKEKYPDAEIFRSVEEMLQHADIELVVVNTPVQTHFEYVKMALEAGKNVVVEKPFTVNVSEAEQLAKLAEEKGLFLSVYQNRRFDRDYLQVQKVISEQKLGTIKEVEIRFDRFRTEPSGKSHKENPNETGSGSLHDLGAHLVDQAVQLFGFPEKLFADVFSMKGIEYANDYFEILLYYKDELRVRLKSSVFSKEAHYAYVLHGSNGSFLQERTDNQENELVAGAVPEYGKDWTLPLKEADGILNYLNENKETERILTSSEAGNYMNYYQNIYEHIVFGYYLPSPAEEVILNMKIIDAAWASSKDERVITFE; encoded by the coding sequence ATGCAATTGGTAAAAGTCGGGCTTTGTGCCTTTGGAATGAGTGGGAAAGTTTTCCATGCTCCCTTTTTAAAAGAACATCCGGGATTTTTTATGTCGGCTGTGGTAGAAAGAAGTAAGGAAGAGTCAAAAGAAAAATATCCCGATGCAGAAATTTTTCGTTCCGTCGAAGAAATGTTGCAGCATGCAGATATCGAACTGGTTGTGGTGAATACGCCTGTTCAGACTCATTTTGAATATGTAAAAATGGCATTGGAGGCAGGAAAGAACGTTGTGGTGGAAAAACCTTTCACCGTGAATGTTTCAGAAGCAGAGCAGTTGGCAAAATTAGCTGAAGAAAAAGGTCTTTTTCTAAGTGTTTACCAAAACAGAAGATTTGACCGTGATTATCTTCAGGTTCAGAAAGTGATCAGTGAACAAAAATTAGGAACTATTAAAGAAGTGGAAATTCGTTTTGATAGATTCCGTACCGAGCCAAGTGGAAAATCTCACAAAGAAAATCCAAATGAAACGGGTTCAGGTTCTCTTCACGATTTAGGGGCGCATTTGGTAGATCAGGCAGTTCAGTTATTCGGTTTTCCGGAAAAGCTTTTCGCAGATGTTTTTTCTATGAAAGGAATTGAATATGCCAACGATTATTTTGAAATTTTATTGTATTATAAAGATGAATTAAGAGTGAGGTTAAAATCTTCCGTGTTTAGTAAAGAAGCTCATTACGCCTATGTTCTGCATGGAAGCAATGGTAGTTTTTTACAGGAAAGAACAGATAATCAGGAAAATGAACTGGTAGCCGGAGCAGTTCCTGAATATGGTAAAGATTGGACGTTACCTTTAAAAGAAGCAGATGGAATCCTGAATTATTTAAATGAAAATAAAGAAACAGAAAGAATTCTTACCTCAAGCGAGGCCGGAAATTATATGAACTATTATCAAAACATTTATGAGCATATCGTTTTCGGATATTACTTGCCATCACCGGCAGAAGAAGTGATTCTGAATATGAAAATTATTGATGCTGCGTGGGCGAGTTCGAAAGACGAGCGGGTAATTACATTTGAATAG
- a CDS encoding peroxiredoxin: MSIKLGDIAPNFQAESSAGNIDFYTYLDNSWGILFSHPADYTPVCTTELGFTSKLKSEFDKRGTKVIALSVDGVEDHQNWIKDINETQNTDVQFPIIADKDRKVSELYDFIHPNASATATVRSLLIIDPEKKVRLIITYPASTGRNFNEIIRVLDSLQLVDSHKIATPVNWKNGDDVIIPPAVSTEDARKIFPKGVTEIKPYLRYTPQPNT; the protein is encoded by the coding sequence ATGTCAATCAAACTAGGAGATATTGCACCGAATTTTCAGGCAGAGTCATCTGCAGGTAACATTGATTTTTATACTTATTTAGACAATTCGTGGGGAATTTTATTTTCTCATCCGGCGGATTATACACCGGTCTGTACAACAGAATTAGGTTTTACCTCAAAATTAAAATCTGAGTTTGATAAAAGAGGAACCAAAGTTATTGCTTTAAGTGTAGATGGTGTAGAAGATCATCAAAACTGGATAAAAGATATTAATGAAACCCAGAATACAGATGTACAGTTTCCTATTATTGCCGATAAAGACAGAAAAGTTTCAGAATTGTATGATTTTATTCATCCGAATGCTTCTGCGACAGCGACCGTTCGGTCATTATTAATTATTGATCCTGAAAAAAAAGTTCGTCTGATTATTACATATCCTGCTTCTACAGGAAGAAATTTCAACGAGATTATCCGCGTTCTGGACTCTCTTCAGTTGGTTGATTCACATAAAATTGCTACCCCTGTGAACTGGAAAAATGGAGATGATGTAATTATTCCCCCTGCGGTTTCTACAGAAGATGCGAGGAAAATTTTCCCAAAAGGGGTTACAGAAATAAAGCCGTATCTACGATATACGCCCCAACCCAATACATGA
- a CDS encoding DUF1761 domain-containing protein: MMQINYWAIFVAALVPLIMGFIWYHPKIFGRIWMEESGLTEEKMKGSMIGVFVFSVILSLLMGLFLQFVTIHQFGALGMVGGDELNANDSYHAFMKDYKMAYRSFGHGALHSFMAGFLFVFPMTAINAMFERKSWRYTMINSAYWTITITIMGGIICGWYAVDGFHWVTQK; encoded by the coding sequence ATGATGCAAATTAACTATTGGGCTATTTTCGTAGCTGCACTTGTTCCATTAATAATGGGATTTATCTGGTATCATCCCAAAATTTTTGGTAGAATCTGGATGGAAGAATCCGGATTGACAGAAGAAAAAATGAAAGGCTCTATGATTGGTGTCTTTGTTTTCTCTGTGATTTTATCCTTATTGATGGGGCTTTTTCTTCAATTTGTCACTATTCATCAGTTTGGAGCACTGGGAATGGTAGGCGGAGATGAGCTGAATGCTAATGATTCTTATCACGCGTTTATGAAAGACTATAAAATGGCCTATCGCTCTTTTGGACACGGGGCTTTACATTCTTTCATGGCAGGATTTTTATTTGTTTTTCCGATGACGGCAATCAATGCAATGTTTGAAAGGAAATCCTGGAGATATACGATGATTAATTCTGCTTACTGGACAATTACCATCACCATTATGGGCGGAATTATCTGCGGCTGGTATGCGGTAGACGGTTTTCATTGGGTAACACAAAAATAA
- a CDS encoding ABC-F family ATP-binding cassette domain-containing protein, whose amino-acid sequence MNYVSVENLTKSYGIKVLFEDISFHVNEGDKIAIVAKNGSGKSTLLKILMGKEIADSGTVKINKDIQVVLFDQEIEFDSDLTIDEFMMTLDSAPIQALKNYHQSLLSTDYDFIEKALAEMEIHKAWDLENEMAQILSQLKITDLTAKMGTLSGGQIKRVALAKLLTETRAEHRHTLLIMDEPTNHLDVEMVEWLESYLSKAKITLILVTHDRYFLDAVCGIIWEMEDKNLYFHNGSYATYLENKMIREDNMNATIDKANNLYRKELEWMRRQPKARTTKSKSRQEDFYETEKIAKTDTRKESLELDFEMKRLGNKILELRNISKSYGEKLLLKDFSYQFQRGEKIGIVGKNGAGKSTLLNIIQGFEPKDSGEIETGETIKFGYFSQKGLKYKEEERVIDFIKEISENFPLANGRTISASQFLRLFLFDDQTQYSPISKLSGGEKRRLHLMYILYQNPNFLICDEPTNDLDLPTLTVLENFLLNFQGSLIIVSHDRYFMDRIVDHILAFEGEGKIRDFIGNFSEYRENLKLEDKTPKAVVEKKAEAPVPKPTPVATPQAPKRKLSFKEQRELETIDKEIPQLEEQRAKILEQLNNETDYEKIAKLSAELEALSEKLENHEMRWLELQEI is encoded by the coding sequence ATGAATTACGTTTCTGTAGAAAACCTTACCAAATCTTACGGCATTAAAGTTTTGTTTGAGGATATCTCTTTTCATGTAAATGAAGGAGATAAAATTGCCATCGTTGCCAAAAATGGAAGCGGAAAGTCTACCCTTCTTAAAATTTTAATGGGCAAGGAAATTGCAGACAGCGGAACGGTAAAAATTAATAAAGATATTCAGGTTGTTTTGTTTGATCAGGAAATCGAATTTGATTCTGATCTTACCATCGATGAGTTTATGATGACCTTAGATTCGGCACCTATTCAGGCTCTGAAAAATTATCATCAGTCGCTTCTTTCCACGGATTATGATTTCATTGAAAAAGCTTTGGCAGAAATGGAAATTCACAAAGCCTGGGATCTGGAAAATGAAATGGCACAAATCCTTTCTCAGCTAAAGATCACGGATCTGACGGCGAAAATGGGAACTCTTTCCGGAGGTCAGATCAAGCGTGTGGCACTGGCTAAACTATTGACAGAAACCAGAGCTGAACACCGCCATACTCTATTGATTATGGATGAGCCGACCAACCACCTTGATGTGGAAATGGTAGAATGGCTGGAAAGTTATCTGAGTAAAGCAAAAATCACGTTGATACTTGTAACCCACGACAGATATTTTCTGGATGCGGTTTGTGGAATTATCTGGGAAATGGAAGACAAAAATCTGTATTTCCATAATGGTTCTTACGCCACCTATCTTGAAAACAAAATGATTCGTGAGGATAATATGAATGCAACCATCGACAAAGCCAATAATCTTTACAGAAAAGAGCTTGAGTGGATGCGCAGACAGCCTAAAGCAAGAACAACAAAATCAAAATCCCGACAGGAGGACTTCTACGAAACGGAAAAAATAGCAAAAACCGACACGAGAAAAGAATCTCTGGAACTCGATTTCGAAATGAAAAGACTGGGAAATAAGATCTTAGAACTAAGAAATATTTCTAAAAGTTACGGTGAAAAATTATTATTGAAAGATTTCAGCTACCAGTTCCAGCGAGGTGAAAAAATAGGGATTGTAGGAAAAAATGGCGCCGGGAAATCTACTTTATTAAATATTATCCAAGGGTTTGAACCCAAAGATTCCGGAGAAATAGAAACCGGAGAAACCATCAAATTCGGGTATTTTTCACAAAAAGGACTTAAATATAAAGAAGAGGAAAGAGTCATCGATTTTATCAAAGAAATTTCTGAAAACTTTCCTTTGGCCAATGGAAGAACGATTTCGGCATCACAGTTTTTAAGATTATTCTTATTTGATGACCAAACTCAATATTCGCCCATCTCAAAACTTTCAGGAGGTGAAAAAAGAAGATTACACCTGATGTACATTCTATATCAGAATCCGAACTTCTTAATATGTGATGAGCCTACGAATGACCTGGATCTTCCGACATTGACGGTACTCGAAAATTTCTTATTGAATTTCCAGGGGAGTTTAATTATTGTTTCTCACGACCGATATTTTATGGATCGAATTGTTGACCATATTTTAGCGTTTGAAGGAGAAGGAAAAATCCGGGATTTTATAGGGAATTTCTCAGAATACAGAGAAAATTTAAAATTAGAAGATAAAACACCGAAAGCAGTTGTTGAGAAAAAAGCAGAAGCGCCAGTTCCTAAACCTACGCCAGTTGCTACGCCTCAGGCTCCAAAAAGAAAACTTTCTTTCAAAGAACAGAGAGAATTAGAGACTATTGACAAGGAAATTCCTCAGTTGGAAGAACAACGTGCGAAGATCCTTGAGCAGTTGAACAATGAAACGGATTACGAAAAAATAGCCAAACTTTCAGCTGAATTAGAAGCACTTTCCGAGAAATTGGAAAACCACGAAATGAGATGGCTTGAGCTTCAGGAAATATAA